The region GTGGATTTGCGAAGAGCGACTCTCCGGCTTTTTTTCTCGCCTCGTTCAACTTCTTAAATTCCTTCTTGCTCATCCACACTTCCCCTTCCACAATACAATCGGCGTCCTCGGACAAGCGAAGCGGGACCGATTCGATAGTTTTGACATTTTCCGTCACATCTTCTCCCACCGCCCCATCACCCCGTGTCGCCGCAGTCTTTAAAAATCCGTTCTCATATTCCAAAACCACCTTAAGCCCATCAATCTTGAGCTCGCAGGTGTAGGTTGGAGCAACGTCACTGCCGAATGATGATTTCAAAAATTTTTTGACTCGCGTATCAAAGTTTTTGATATCTTCTTCCGTAAAAGCGTCGTTAAAGGACCATTGCGATACTTTGTGCGGAACTTTTTTAAATTCCGGAAGTGGCTTTCCTGAAATCCTTTGGGAAGGCGAGTCGGCGGTTGTAAGTTCGGGGTATTCGGTCTCAATAGAAACAAGCTCTCTCTTCAATGAGTCTAGAGCTTCGGCGGAAATATCTTCACGGTCAAGAACGTGGTAATTATACCTGTGGTGTTCAATCGTTTTTTTGAGTTTTGCGAGCCTCTCCCTTGTGTCCTTTGGAGCTTTTGTCATGCCACTATTATAGAACCTATCCCGATAATAACAAAAAGCATCAAATCAGCGTTTACCCGCTCGAGTGGATAAATCCTGTTTTGAGTAAATACACTTTCCTCCTTCAAAGGATTCCTCCAAAAACCCGCCAAGGGTTACCCTTGGCTGGAAAAAGCCATATTCCTACGTGCCAAGGGTAACCCTTGGAGGATTTTGGGGGTATAGTTAGATTCTTAAGGGCAGACGAAATTTGGGTATTCTGCGCGAAGAGACCTCTCTACTTTTTGAGGGTGGGAAGAGCAGTAATTGTATCCGTCGGATATAATTTCTGTTTTAATTCTGTTAACCCCAAGGCAATCAGGAATATATGATTTTGTCACCGTTACTTTTGCGCAAGGAGCGTTTGAGGTATCTGGACCAGTCTGAAAAGTGGTGACAGTGCCACTAGAAGGAATAATGGGACTTATTGAAATGTTGTTGCAGATAATCGGACTAAAACCATTATTTGCATCTCCAAAATCTGGATCAATATCTGTCTTAAATGCCCTTTGCTTATTATCCCAATACAGAGCGCATTCGAGACCTGCATTCGCGGCATTCATAGATATTTGTGAATCAATAGCAGAAGAAGAGAGAAGATACTGCTTAAGCGAAATGCTGTAAATGCTCACTCCGATTGAAAGCAAAAGAACGGACACTAAAACTGCGTAGAGAATGGTGAACCCCGCAGTAGATTTTCCAGTCGTTTTGCTCGTATTTTTTTGAGTAAAGTGAGACATATGTGTGTAGAGATTAAAATAAAGCTATTGATTGTTTGTGTTTCTACAAAACAAGAGCAACTGGAAAATTCACTGACGGGGTGAAGCCACGTGAATATGTAACATGTAACTTGTAACATGGAAAAATCTTTTTTGCATTTTTGATTTCATGGTCAATTGTTACATGTTACCTGTTACATTTCTTCGGGGCTACCAATTCAGCAGATTCCCGTTGAGAACGACTGTCTGTTTACCAAACCCTTGAGATTGCCATTCTACAGTAACTTCAACCTGCATTTCGTTTTGTCCGAACCCATTATCCAACAGCATGACTTTTACTCCCCTCTTGAAGGGAGACGGAGTCCCTTGGACATACCCGTAACTATTCCTTGTTTCGTAATATTTAAGGTAGGGACAAAAACCCCATGTACAATGATTTATCGCGCTACTACTGTCTCTTAAAGTATCGATAGTACATTGTGGTACGTCGTTCGAATTCCCAGAACAATCAAAAATATCCCCATTAATAAAATCAGTCCAACCGGAGGTATTGACTGCTCCTAACACTTTGTCATCCCTCATTTTTTTTATATATTCAATGGCATCTTGCGCCAAAAAATACGCGGTCAATTTGTCCTTCGTGAGGCTGGCGGAGCTTAGACTCCTCTGCGCAAGGGTAAGCGGACCCACAATGACCATCATGAGGATGGTGATGGCGATGAAGGTTTCGATGAGCGTAAAACCTCCTCGAGTAGGTGTAAGGTGTGAGGTGTTAGGTGTCAGGTTTTTTAAGAATGATTTCATTAATTTAAGATTTGAATATTAGATATTTTATTAGAAATCTGGTGTGCTTTGCGTCACGGACGCCTGCAAGTTAAAATCGGTTCTCTCTTTTGGATTTGTCCCTCCTGCGGTGCCTTTTATTAGTATGATTACATGTGGTTGTAGCGTGTCACTTGGCGGAGTTGACAAGGCGAAAGGCTTTGCCCCTTCGACATAAAACTTTGAGAGAGTGGTATCTATCACTAAATCACTGCCTGTGAGGGAATCCCATTCAATATTATTATATTTCCCATCCATGACTTGAATATCCTTTTTGTTTACGTCAAATTTATAACTAATCTTGTAGGCATCCGAGCCAGGTAGAGCTGGATTTTTATACATAAAACTAAACTCACTGCATCCTGTTACCCCTGCATAAGTGGCATTTGTATGATTGCCTGGAGTGCCATCACAACTATAGCTTGTCCCCACTCGGATATGCCTCGTCATGTTTTCCAAAGCGAAGCTAAGGTTGTCCACAGCCACTTTTGTTGATTGCGATTTGCGATTGGCGCTCGTGATGCTTAAAATCGCGGTCGCGGCAATTACCATGACCACGATAAAGAGCGTGACGGAGACAATCATCTCGATGAGGGTGAAGCCGCGGGAAGGTGTAAGGTGTAAGGTGTAAGGTGTTAGCCCCCCCTTTACACCGTTTATTTTAGATTTTGCTTCCGCCCGGACGAGTGTCCCCGCCAGAATAAATCTTTCCGCCCGGATGATTCGGTCGGAAGGGTCGGGCTGGCGTTCGGACGGGTTGTCATTTTTCATTTTGATATTTGTATTTTTAATTTGGCATTAGAACAGAAATCTGCCCTGTCGATTTTACTTCTACTGTTCTTTTCACACCTTTTGGAGACGTGACTTCGATAACCGCAC is a window of Candidatus Taylorbacteria bacterium DNA encoding:
- a CDS encoding type II secretion system protein, encoding MKNDNPSERQPDPSDRIIRAERFILAGTLVRAEAKSKINGVKGGLTPYTLHLTPSRGFTLIEMIVSVTLFIVVMVIAATAILSITSANRKSQSTKVAVDNLSFALENMTRHIRVGTSYSCDGTPGNHTNATYAGVTGCSEFSFMYKNPALPGSDAYKISYKFDVNKKDIQVMDGKYNNIEWDSLTGSDLVIDTTLSKFYVEGAKPFALSTPPSDTLQPHVIILIKGTAGGTNPKERTDFNLQASVTQSTPDF